One Bufo gargarizans isolate SCDJY-AF-19 chromosome 4, ASM1485885v1, whole genome shotgun sequence DNA window includes the following coding sequences:
- the LOC122935476 gene encoding heme-binding protein 2-like produces MEMRRRLLLGLLSVLGLAVQASDVSTQNKLPPFCGHYDCPKYQLVKQYYDFELRRYEETHWVTTPLDKYIFDMGMVTSFNRLFKYISGDNAEGLKMSMTVPVVMDLPLELPSTKNATMSFYVLHAVENPPRPTDPEVYLDTYPAASVYVKSFGGYAVDEAYAEQAKALAESLRILGLQFDDTYFIRAGYNSPFDFFNRHNEVWYMAK; encoded by the exons ATGGAGATGAGGAGAAGACTTCTGCTGGGGCTGCTCTCTGTACTGGGGCTTGCAGTGCAAGCATCTGATGTCTCCACTCAGAATAAGTTGCCTCCATTTTGTGGCCATTATGATTGTCCAAAGTACCAGCTGGTGAAACAATATTAT GACTTTGAACTTCGTCGGTATGAAGAAACTCATTGGGTGACTACTCCACTAGACAAGTACATTTTTGACATGGGGATGGTGACCAGCTTCAACCGTTTGTTTAAATACATCTCTGGAGACAATGCTGAAG GGCTGAAGATGAGTATGACAGTACCTGTGGTAATGGATTTGCCACTGGAACTACCATCAACTAAGAATGCCACAATGTCCTTCTATGTGCTACATGCTGTGGAGAATCCTCCAAGACCTACAGACCCTGAAGTTTACCTGGATACATATCCTGCAGCTTCTGTATATGTCAA GTCTTTTGGAGGATATGCCGTAGATGAAGCATATGCTGAGCAAGCTAAAGCCCTAGCAGAGAGCCTGAGGATCCTTGGTCTGCAGTTTGATGATACATACTTCATACGTGCTGGCTACAATTCTCCTTTTGACTTTTTCAACCGCCACAATGAAGTGTGGTACATGGCAAAGTAA